From Halomicrobium salinisoli, the proteins below share one genomic window:
- a CDS encoding MATE family efflux transporter has translation MSLDRFNPVRGLLLAVGTALARAGLIDRERVVRATDLAWPRIVTGLARMSKSTVDVAMVGAAVGSSAIAGLGYAAPYWGLAFALGGGVAGGTIGMVSQRFGADAHEELGATVRASALLAVAISAPLTALFWFVPGLLIDLIGSGEAAVGYGTDYLRVVGLGVPLAALSLIGSRTLVGADDAWTPMVIRAGGAVANVALNATFIFGLDMGVVGAAAGTVLANLLVVAAFGVGLARGGLPGMGAFPVRISLGRPWIDRSLARDLLDVAVPLVGTNLANNGAKYPKLAIISTFGSDFVAAYVVAMRVRALMDTPNWGFSLASSSLVGQELGTDDEAEADAWARDVLRFCLVTYAVIAAGVFAFAEPIGRVFVDDPAILPTVTVFIWVAAASVVFNGLYGGATGPLRASGDTRWPFYAQIAGRYLAALPVAFLGVVTPLGATAVYAAVVVEMAVPAIVVYYRYRSGTWMVVSRDYRPDAATT, from the coding sequence GTGTCGCTCGACCGATTCAATCCCGTCCGCGGGCTCCTCCTCGCCGTCGGCACGGCCCTCGCCCGGGCGGGGCTCATCGACCGCGAGCGCGTCGTCCGCGCGACGGACCTGGCCTGGCCCCGGATCGTCACCGGGCTGGCGCGGATGTCCAAGTCGACCGTCGACGTGGCCATGGTCGGCGCGGCGGTCGGGTCGAGCGCCATCGCCGGGCTGGGGTACGCCGCTCCCTACTGGGGCCTGGCGTTCGCGCTGGGCGGCGGCGTCGCCGGCGGCACCATCGGCATGGTGTCCCAGCGCTTCGGCGCCGACGCCCACGAGGAACTCGGGGCGACGGTCCGGGCCAGCGCCCTGCTCGCGGTGGCCATCTCCGCGCCGCTGACCGCGCTGTTCTGGTTCGTCCCGGGCCTGCTGATCGACCTGATCGGCTCCGGCGAGGCGGCGGTCGGGTACGGCACGGACTACCTCCGGGTCGTCGGGCTGGGCGTCCCGCTCGCGGCGCTGAGCCTGATCGGCAGCCGGACGCTCGTCGGCGCCGACGACGCCTGGACGCCGATGGTCATCCGGGCGGGCGGGGCGGTCGCCAACGTCGCCCTCAACGCCACGTTCATCTTCGGCCTCGACATGGGCGTCGTCGGCGCGGCGGCCGGCACGGTGCTTGCGAACCTGCTCGTCGTGGCCGCCTTCGGCGTCGGCCTCGCCCGCGGCGGCCTGCCGGGCATGGGTGCGTTCCCCGTCCGGATCTCGCTCGGTCGGCCCTGGATCGACCGCTCGCTGGCGCGGGACCTGCTCGACGTGGCGGTCCCGCTCGTCGGCACCAACCTCGCCAACAACGGCGCCAAGTACCCGAAGCTGGCCATCATCAGCACGTTCGGGTCGGACTTCGTCGCCGCCTACGTCGTCGCGATGCGCGTCCGGGCGCTGATGGACACGCCCAACTGGGGCTTCAGCCTGGCCTCCTCCAGCCTCGTCGGCCAGGAGCTCGGCACCGACGACGAGGCGGAGGCCGACGCCTGGGCGCGCGACGTCCTGCGCTTTTGCCTCGTCACCTACGCCGTCATCGCCGCCGGCGTGTTCGCCTTCGCCGAGCCCATCGGCCGCGTGTTCGTCGACGACCCGGCGATCCTCCCGACGGTGACGGTGTTCATCTGGGTCGCCGCCGCCAGCGTCGTCTTCAACGGGCTCTACGGCGGCGCCACGGGCCCGCTCCGGGCCAGCGGCGACACGCGCTGGCCCTTCTACGCACAGATCGCCGGCCGCTACCTGGCCGCGCTCCCCGTGGCCTTCCTCGGGGTCGTCACGCCGCTGGGGGCGACCGCCGTCTACGCCGCCGTCGTCGTCGAGATGGCCGTGCCCGCCATCGTCGTCTACTACCGGTACCGCAGCGGCACCTGGATGGTCGTCAGCCGCGACTACCGGCCCGACGCCGCGACGACCTGA
- a CDS encoding aldo/keto reductase, with product MVANESDTFDIGGELTVHRLGFGAMRLTGEDIIGPPDDEGEARDVLRRADEIGVDLIDTADSYGPGVSERLIGETLDADRDDLVVATKGGLLRNTDGDWPTHGDPDYLRNAVLCSLDRLRTDTIDLYQYHRPDPDTDFEEAVSTFAEFKDEGLVEHVGLSNVSVEQLELAEDIVDIATVQNEYNVANREDERVLEACEDKGIGFIPWFPMGGGDLDERKDAVEEIAAAHDATPYQVALAWLLQHSDVILPIPGTSSVEHLEENVAASQLELTDDEMARLTE from the coding sequence ATGGTAGCCAACGAGAGCGACACCTTCGACATCGGCGGCGAGCTGACGGTCCACCGACTGGGCTTCGGCGCGATGCGGCTCACGGGCGAGGACATCATCGGGCCGCCCGACGACGAGGGCGAGGCGCGCGACGTCCTCCGGCGGGCCGACGAGATCGGCGTCGACCTGATCGACACGGCCGACTCCTACGGCCCGGGCGTCTCCGAGCGGCTGATCGGCGAGACGCTGGACGCCGACCGGGACGACCTCGTCGTCGCGACCAAGGGCGGTCTCCTCCGCAACACCGACGGCGACTGGCCGACCCACGGCGACCCCGACTACCTTCGCAACGCGGTCCTCTGCAGCCTCGACCGCCTGCGGACCGACACCATCGACCTCTACCAGTACCACCGGCCCGACCCCGACACGGACTTCGAGGAGGCCGTCTCGACGTTCGCCGAGTTCAAGGACGAGGGCCTCGTCGAGCACGTCGGCCTCTCGAACGTCTCCGTCGAGCAGCTGGAGCTCGCCGAGGACATCGTGGACATCGCGACCGTCCAGAACGAGTACAACGTCGCCAACCGCGAGGACGAGCGCGTCCTCGAGGCCTGCGAGGACAAGGGCATCGGCTTCATCCCGTGGTTCCCGATGGGCGGCGGCGACCTCGACGAGCGGAAGGACGCGGTCGAGGAGATCGCCGCGGCTCACGACGCGACGCCCTATCAGGTCGCGCTGGCGTGGCTGCTCCAGCACTCCGACGTCATCCTCCCGATTCCGGGGACGTCCAGCGTCGAGCACCTCGAGGAGAACGTCGCCGCCTCGCAGCTGGAACTGACCGACGACGAGATGGCGCGGCTGACGGAGTGA
- a CDS encoding nicotinate phosphoribosyltransferase, which yields MTGQFDVVGPEAIRAGRATDAYFDRTVETLEHAGKNPRVVAEVTADQFPTGEFEVFAGAKDAATLLAGHDLDVDAVREGRLFDGGPVMRIEGDYLEFCRLETALLGFLSHPTGVATAALEARLAAPESTVMSFGSRHVHPSIGAMIERSALIGGLDGISNVAAGEVIGREASGTMPHALLLCFGRGNQEDAWRAFDEAVDESVPRVALADTYSDEVDEALRAAEAVDDLDSVRIDTTSSRRGDFRHIIREVRFTLDAAGHEDVGVFASGGLGPEELRHLRDVADGFGVGSHVSNADPVDFALDIVEIDGEAVSKRGKLPGRKEVYRTPDGGHHVALADAEAPEGGEALLEPLVRDGEVVREFDVDEAADRAREDADRVGFGAESGE from the coding sequence ATGACCGGGCAGTTCGACGTCGTCGGTCCCGAGGCGATCAGGGCGGGGCGGGCGACCGACGCCTACTTCGACCGGACGGTCGAGACGCTGGAGCACGCGGGGAAGAACCCCCGCGTCGTCGCGGAGGTGACCGCCGACCAGTTCCCCACCGGCGAGTTCGAGGTCTTCGCCGGTGCAAAGGACGCGGCGACCCTCTTGGCCGGACACGACCTCGACGTCGACGCGGTCCGGGAGGGTCGGCTGTTCGACGGCGGCCCGGTGATGCGCATCGAGGGCGACTACCTCGAGTTCTGCCGGCTGGAGACGGCGCTGCTCGGCTTCCTCTCGCATCCCACGGGCGTCGCCACGGCCGCCCTGGAGGCCCGGCTGGCCGCCCCGGAGTCGACCGTGATGAGCTTCGGCTCCCGGCACGTCCACCCCTCGATCGGCGCCATGATCGAGCGCTCGGCCCTGATCGGCGGCCTCGACGGCATCTCGAACGTCGCCGCCGGCGAGGTCATCGGCAGGGAGGCCAGCGGTACCATGCCACACGCCCTGCTGCTGTGCTTCGGCCGGGGCAACCAGGAGGACGCGTGGCGGGCCTTCGACGAGGCCGTCGACGAGAGCGTCCCCCGCGTCGCCCTCGCGGACACCTACTCGGACGAGGTCGACGAGGCGCTGCGGGCGGCGGAAGCGGTCGACGACCTCGACAGCGTCCGGATCGACACCACCTCCTCGCGGCGCGGCGACTTCCGGCACATCATCCGGGAGGTCCGCTTTACGCTCGACGCCGCTGGCCACGAGGACGTCGGCGTCTTCGCCAGCGGCGGCCTCGGTCCCGAGGAGCTCCGGCACCTGCGGGACGTCGCCGACGGGTTCGGCGTGGGCAGCCACGTCAGCAACGCCGACCCCGTCGACTTCGCGCTGGACATCGTCGAGATCGACGGCGAGGCCGTCTCCAAGCGGGGCAAGCTCCCCGGCCGGAAAGAGGTGTACCGGACGCCCGACGGCGGCCACCACGTCGCCCTCGCCGACGCCGAGGCGCCCGAGGGCGGCGAGGCGCTGCTGGAGCCCCTGGTCCGCGACGGCGAAGTGGTCCGCGAGTTCGACGTCGACGAGGCCGCCGACCGCGCCCGCGAGGACGCCGACCGCGTCGGGTTCGGAGCGGAGAGCGGGGAGTAG
- a CDS encoding phosphate uptake regulator PhoU: protein METRKVQEVGGGTYTVSLPKEWAESEGVAAGSTVDLHAHIDGLLVIQARDREDGPTDPVRVPVCGEDPDWVEQALRAAYAAGTDAVAFESPEGVADEQRRRIEQVARNLAGATVAEASGARIVVRTPLDPSEVSVSQSVRQLSFVALSMHRDATAALTGEGAPEPADRDRQADRLCGLVERHVERALGRLDEVDALGLTRPELFALWGTARELERVADHAERIRATVAAIDEPAGPTLCEDFADLAEAARRVVDDATTAAAGDHDVDAAREALSRRDDVRERARELDRRLLASEADGRYLRVLDRLRRTAEHGGNVAERALRTAVRRGDLAEASGFDPDEAVDAPADSPADAGG from the coding sequence ATGGAGACGCGCAAGGTCCAGGAGGTCGGCGGCGGCACCTACACGGTCTCGCTCCCCAAGGAGTGGGCCGAGAGCGAGGGCGTCGCGGCCGGCAGCACCGTCGACCTCCACGCGCACATCGACGGCCTGCTCGTGATCCAGGCGCGCGACCGGGAGGACGGCCCGACCGATCCGGTCCGCGTACCGGTCTGCGGCGAGGACCCCGACTGGGTCGAACAGGCGCTGCGCGCGGCCTACGCCGCGGGCACCGACGCCGTGGCGTTCGAGTCGCCGGAGGGAGTGGCCGACGAGCAGCGGCGACGGATCGAACAGGTCGCCCGAAACCTGGCGGGCGCCACGGTCGCCGAGGCGTCGGGGGCCCGGATCGTCGTCCGGACGCCGCTGGACCCGTCAGAGGTGTCCGTCAGCCAGTCGGTCCGCCAGCTGTCGTTCGTCGCGCTGTCGATGCACCGCGACGCGACGGCGGCGCTGACCGGCGAGGGCGCCCCGGAGCCGGCCGACCGCGACCGCCAGGCCGACCGGCTCTGCGGGCTGGTCGAGCGCCACGTCGAGCGGGCGCTCGGACGGCTCGACGAGGTCGACGCCCTCGGGCTGACCCGGCCGGAGCTGTTCGCCCTGTGGGGCACCGCCCGGGAACTGGAGCGGGTCGCCGACCACGCCGAGCGGATCCGGGCGACCGTCGCGGCGATCGACGAGCCAGCGGGCCCGACGCTGTGCGAGGACTTCGCCGACCTCGCCGAGGCGGCCCGGCGGGTCGTCGACGACGCGACGACCGCCGCCGCCGGCGACCACGACGTCGACGCCGCCAGGGAGGCCCTGTCGCGGCGCGACGACGTCCGCGAGCGCGCCCGGGAGCTGGACCGCCGGCTGCTGGCTTCGGAGGCCGACGGCCGGTACCTCCGGGTCCTCGACCGCCTCCGCCGGACGGCCGAGCACGGCGGCAACGTCGCCGAGCGCGCGCTGCGGACCGCGGTCCGACGGGGCGACCTGGCCGAGGCGAGCGGGTTCGACCCCGACGAGGCGGTCGACGCGCCTGCCGATTCGCCGGCCGACGCCGGCGGGTGA
- the pstB gene encoding phosphate ABC transporter ATP-binding protein PstB: protein MSNAAIDTTRNSQRTTTGESEERIRSEWREYDFGDDAKLSVENLDVYYGDEHALQDVSLEIPEESVTALIGPSGCGKSTFLRSLNRMNDRIGSARVEGSVALDGEELYQDGVDLVELRKRVGMVFQSPNPFPKSIRDNVAYGPRKHGELETGLLARLLGRDDQAEEDELVEDALRRAALWDEVKDRLDDNALGLSGGQQQRLCIARALATDPDVLLMDEPASALDPIATAKIEDLVEELAEDYTVVVVTHNMQQAARISDQTAVFLTGGRLVEYGDTDQVFENPESQRVEDYVTGKFG, encoded by the coding sequence ATGAGTAACGCAGCGATCGATACGACGCGGAACAGCCAGCGAACGACGACCGGCGAGAGCGAGGAGAGGATACGATCGGAGTGGCGCGAGTACGACTTCGGCGACGACGCGAAGCTCTCCGTCGAGAACCTCGACGTCTACTACGGCGACGAACACGCACTGCAGGACGTCTCGCTGGAGATCCCCGAGGAGAGCGTGACGGCGCTGATCGGCCCGTCGGGCTGTGGCAAGTCGACGTTCCTGCGCTCGCTCAACCGGATGAACGACCGCATCGGGAGCGCCCGCGTGGAGGGGTCGGTCGCGCTCGACGGCGAGGAGCTCTACCAGGACGGCGTCGACCTGGTCGAGCTACGCAAGCGCGTGGGCATGGTGTTCCAGTCGCCCAACCCCTTCCCGAAGTCGATCCGGGACAACGTCGCCTACGGTCCGCGCAAGCACGGCGAGCTCGAGACGGGTCTGCTCGCCCGGCTGCTCGGCCGCGACGACCAGGCGGAAGAGGACGAACTCGTCGAGGACGCACTCAGGCGGGCCGCGCTGTGGGACGAGGTGAAGGATCGACTGGACGACAACGCCCTGGGCCTGTCGGGCGGTCAGCAACAGCGGCTCTGCATCGCTCGCGCGCTGGCCACCGATCCGGACGTCCTGCTGATGGACGAGCCCGCCTCGGCGCTTGACCCCATCGCCACCGCGAAGATCGAGGACCTCGTCGAGGAGCTGGCCGAGGACTACACCGTCGTCGTCGTCACCCACAACATGCAGCAGGCCGCCCGCATCTCCGACCAGACCGCCGTGTTCCTCACCGGGGGCCGCCTCGTCGAGTACGGCGACACCGACCAGGTCTTCGAGAACCCCGAGAGCCAGCGCGTCGAGGACTACGTCACCGGCAAGTTCGGGTGA
- the pstA gene encoding phosphate ABC transporter permease PstA yields the protein MSDTESTALVRERATPGESLATALLAVAALGFLAGWAALFQWLDEGSAHLGVGLVQWLGVCLVVLGVGLAALGPAARLGFADATPSPSAGVPVAVVYGLLWSAGGGAVGVLLFGAGPLWLPLALAAGAAGSGVALFAREDLGATLPAAAVLVSAGAAVTAGPIGPGWTWDPAWSSAVFPGSELAPALVVAGSLLGAWVAAKARDGFGAQGRETGARVLVGTVVFGTLGVLALLIGFIVANGLDAVLTGVSPTGGRLTVPVVGVTLPWIEVPFLTNVTGGLFVEVPGVLPAVVGTLWLVAGAVAFAVPLGVGAAVFLTEYAERGRFTQVVEVATSGLWSTPSIVFGLFGLAFLVPRISGGNSILVGQLVLGFMLLPLVLITSREALKSVPDEYRDASAALGVSKWQTIRSAVLPAAMPGTITGIILGVGRIAGETAPLLLVFGGAPYPDSTPDVLGSFELTARPPFVTNEALLSPASALPYQLYSTITAGVFPKEAFTNQEFGWGTALVLLLVVIGLYAIGVASRLYFRRKLHE from the coding sequence ATGAGCGACACCGAGTCGACTGCGCTGGTGCGCGAGCGGGCCACCCCCGGCGAGTCGCTCGCGACGGCGCTGCTCGCGGTCGCCGCCCTCGGCTTCCTGGCCGGGTGGGCGGCGCTGTTCCAGTGGCTCGACGAGGGGAGCGCCCACCTCGGCGTCGGCCTCGTCCAGTGGCTCGGTGTCTGCCTCGTCGTCCTCGGCGTCGGACTGGCCGCGCTGGGCCCGGCCGCCCGGCTGGGCTTCGCGGACGCGACGCCGTCCCCGTCGGCGGGCGTCCCGGTCGCCGTCGTCTACGGCCTGCTGTGGTCGGCCGGCGGCGGCGCCGTCGGAGTGCTCCTGTTCGGGGCCGGCCCCCTCTGGCTCCCGCTCGCGCTGGCGGCGGGCGCCGCCGGGTCCGGCGTCGCGCTGTTCGCGCGGGAGGACCTGGGCGCGACGCTGCCCGCGGCCGCCGTGCTGGTCTCGGCCGGCGCCGCGGTCACAGCCGGCCCGATCGGACCGGGCTGGACGTGGGACCCGGCCTGGTCGTCGGCCGTCTTCCCGGGGAGCGAACTGGCGCCGGCCCTGGTCGTCGCCGGGTCCCTGCTGGGCGCCTGGGTCGCCGCGAAGGCCCGCGACGGCTTCGGCGCGCAGGGCCGCGAGACGGGCGCGCGGGTGCTCGTCGGGACGGTGGTGTTCGGCACGCTCGGCGTGCTGGCGCTGCTGATCGGCTTCATCGTCGCCAACGGACTGGACGCGGTGCTGACCGGCGTCAGCCCGACCGGCGGCCGGCTGACAGTACCCGTGGTCGGCGTCACCCTGCCGTGGATCGAGGTGCCGTTCCTGACGAACGTCACCGGCGGGCTGTTCGTCGAGGTGCCGGGCGTCCTGCCGGCCGTCGTCGGGACCCTGTGGCTGGTGGCGGGCGCCGTCGCCTTCGCCGTCCCGCTGGGCGTCGGCGCGGCCGTCTTCCTCACCGAGTACGCCGAGCGGGGCCGGTTCACGCAGGTCGTCGAGGTGGCCACCAGCGGCCTCTGGAGCACGCCGAGCATCGTGTTCGGCCTGTTCGGGCTGGCCTTCCTCGTGCCGCGAATCAGCGGCGGCAACTCGATCCTCGTCGGCCAGCTCGTCCTCGGGTTCATGCTGCTCCCGCTCGTGCTGATCACGAGCCGGGAGGCGCTCAAGTCGGTGCCCGACGAGTACCGCGACGCCAGCGCCGCGCTCGGCGTGAGCAAGTGGCAGACGATCCGCAGCGCCGTCCTCCCCGCGGCCATGCCGGGCACCATCACCGGGATCATCCTGGGCGTCGGCCGCATCGCGGGCGAGACGGCGCCGCTCCTGCTGGTGTTCGGCGGCGCTCCCTACCCCGACTCGACGCCGGACGTGCTGGGCTCGTTCGAGCTGACCGCCCGGCCCCCCTTCGTCACTAACGAGGCGCTGCTGTCGCCCGCGAGCGCGCTGCCCTACCAGCTGTACTCGACGATTACCGCCGGCGTGTTCCCCAAGGAGGCCTTCACCAACCAGGAGTTCGGCTGGGGGACGGCGCTCGTGTTGCTGCTCGTCGTGATCGGACTGTACGCCATCGGAGTGGCGAGCCGACTGTACTTCCGGAGGAAATTGCATGAGTAA
- the pstC gene encoding phosphate ABC transporter permease subunit PstC, whose product MLQRFRRGMAAVAGRTGSDRSRPGDDDAAVYVPVGVSVLATVLLFLAGSRWTVLPFLAFVATVAVGWVRRQAATAKALTFLATVATVAVLALIVTFLLARSAPAVRAMGLDLVTRTEAPLWGGDGGRIWSLAPMIVGTAVTTVIATLIAAPLGVAGAVFVSEMAPGRVRDVVKPGIELLAGIPSITYGFVGLTVLNQYFYQEFRTPTIGNYFAAGLMIGVMALPTVVTVAEDALSAVPDSMKRGSLAVGTTEWQTTRSVTVPAALSGVSAGVLLGVGRAMGETMAATVMLSHTKGFPTPVFDAFSNYGETLTTVIAFEGGNASGLHMSALFAAGVVLFGTVMTLSVASQWVEWRMRRTLGGDG is encoded by the coding sequence ATGCTACAGCGATTCAGGCGAGGGATGGCCGCGGTCGCCGGACGGACCGGGAGCGACCGCTCCCGGCCGGGCGACGACGACGCCGCGGTGTACGTCCCGGTCGGCGTCTCCGTGCTGGCGACCGTCCTCCTGTTCCTGGCCGGCTCCCGGTGGACCGTCCTCCCGTTTCTCGCGTTCGTCGCGACCGTCGCCGTCGGCTGGGTCCGCCGGCAGGCCGCGACCGCGAAGGCCCTGACGTTCCTGGCGACCGTGGCGACGGTGGCGGTGCTCGCCCTGATCGTGACGTTCCTGCTGGCGCGGTCGGCCCCCGCCGTCCGGGCGATGGGGCTGGATCTCGTGACGCGGACCGAGGCGCCGCTGTGGGGCGGCGACGGCGGCCGGATCTGGTCGCTGGCGCCGATGATCGTCGGGACCGCGGTCACCACGGTCATCGCGACGCTGATCGCCGCGCCGCTGGGCGTCGCCGGCGCGGTCTTCGTCAGCGAGATGGCGCCCGGCCGCGTCCGCGACGTCGTCAAGCCCGGGATCGAACTACTGGCCGGCATCCCCTCTATCACGTACGGGTTCGTCGGCCTCACCGTCCTCAACCAGTACTTTTACCAGGAGTTCCGGACGCCGACGATCGGGAACTACTTCGCCGCCGGCCTGATGATCGGCGTGATGGCCCTCCCCACGGTCGTCACCGTGGCGGAGGACGCCCTCTCGGCGGTGCCCGACTCGATGAAACGGGGATCGCTCGCCGTCGGGACCACCGAGTGGCAGACGACGCGGAGCGTCACCGTCCCGGCGGCGCTGTCGGGCGTCTCCGCCGGCGTCCTGCTGGGCGTCGGCCGCGCGATGGGCGAGACCATGGCCGCGACGGTGATGCTGTCCCACACGAAGGGGTTCCCGACGCCCGTCTTCGACGCGTTCTCGAACTACGGCGAGACGCTGACGACGGTCATCGCCTTCGAGGGCGGCAACGCGAGCGGGCTCCACATGAGCGCCCTGTTCGCGGCCGGCGTCGTCCTGTTCGGTACGGTGATGACGCTGAGCGTCGCTTCGCAGTGGGTCGAGTGGCGGATGCGGCGGACGCTGGGGGGCGACGGATGA
- a CDS encoding PstS family phosphate ABC transporter substrate-binding protein encodes MARDSERPSAGVSRRKFIATTGVIGAGAVAGCSGQSDGGGGDGGSDATEDGGSTGSDGAGNGTESGGSGTDTSVLTADGSSTVFPITNTGASYWNSNPEAGDEDYWPESWASEEYDTDMRLADFFAQEYGYEPTGERSNPPFRASVALSHSGTGIEGVMEERVDIGDASASAEAELSDADQDTLDNFVDHVVGVDGQPIVVSREIADAGVERITLEELKGIYRQEITNWSEVGGPDREILALGRAEGSGTDTAFRQNVYGDPEASISPDQRYGQNQQLQQAVSQADNAIAYIALAFVEPDGATPPIGLEIDGTLYEYGENLGAQEYPLSRDLHAYTWQDTSRKEAAFVNFLLSDFGQEVFVRGNDYFALPDDRLQTQREKVAPSNYE; translated from the coding sequence ATGGCACGCGACAGCGAGCGGCCGTCTGCGGGTGTATCGCGGCGCAAGTTCATCGCGACGACGGGCGTTATCGGTGCCGGCGCAGTGGCCGGGTGTTCCGGACAGAGCGACGGTGGTGGCGGCGACGGTGGCAGCGACGCGACGGAAGACGGCGGATCGACGGGATCCGACGGCGCCGGTAACGGGACCGAGAGCGGCGGGTCCGGAACGGACACGAGCGTCCTGACCGCCGACGGCTCGTCGACCGTGTTCCCGATCACGAACACGGGCGCGAGCTACTGGAACTCCAACCCGGAGGCCGGCGACGAGGACTACTGGCCGGAGTCGTGGGCCAGCGAGGAGTACGACACGGACATGCGCCTGGCGGACTTCTTCGCCCAGGAGTACGGCTACGAGCCCACCGGCGAGCGCTCGAATCCGCCGTTCCGGGCGAGCGTCGCCCTCTCGCACTCGGGGACCGGCATCGAGGGCGTCATGGAGGAGCGGGTCGACATCGGCGACGCCTCGGCCAGCGCCGAGGCCGAGCTGTCCGACGCCGACCAGGACACCCTCGACAACTTCGTCGACCACGTCGTCGGCGTCGACGGCCAGCCCATCGTCGTCAGCCGCGAGATCGCCGACGCCGGCGTCGAGCGGATCACGCTGGAGGAGCTCAAGGGGATCTACCGGCAGGAGATCACCAACTGGAGCGAGGTCGGCGGCCCCGACCGCGAGATCCTCGCGCTCGGGCGGGCCGAGGGCTCCGGGACCGACACCGCGTTCCGGCAGAACGTCTACGGCGACCCCGAGGCCTCGATCAGTCCGGACCAGCGCTACGGCCAGAACCAGCAGCTCCAGCAGGCCGTCAGCCAGGCCGACAACGCCATCGCCTACATCGCGCTGGCGTTCGTCGAGCCCGACGGCGCGACCCCGCCGATCGGCCTGGAGATCGACGGCACGCTCTACGAGTACGGGGAGAACCTCGGCGCCCAGGAGTACCCGCTGTCCCGCGACCTCCACGCCTACACGTGGCAGGACACCTCGCGCAAGGAGGCCGCGTTCGTCAACTTCCTGCTGAGCGACTTCGGCCAGGAGGTGTTCGTCCGCGGCAACGACTACTTCGCGCTGCCCGACGACAGGCTCCAGACCCAGCGCGAGAAGGTCGCGCCCTCGAACTACGAGTAA
- a CDS encoding Hvo_1808 family surface protein, with translation MRKALLAAAAVLALLAGCSGLPAPDHPLMEDPGEDQIGWEGGYWYDESIAVTPGDGLNESEQAALLARTKARVEQLRDQEFRGNVSLEVITRAEYRNRSTGGSGVRQENPWNDQVWEALLLVGENSTSGEALGGTRNSSVQGYYAPANDSIVIVSDSETPTVDRATLAHELVHALQDQRGRLNATPETQDQQLARQSVTEGEANYVRILYEQRCGDGWRCVERPQADGGDASGGSPEDGVFVTIYQPYATGPRFVHQIRQDGGWDAVDGLYEDVPNSTEQVIHPDKYPEEDPVGVTVPDRSGASWERFDHDPVADTVGEASIFAMLYDHGAVSPEEWYRYRANASAGWAGDSVVPYRNESGAGAYVWRTEWDTERDAREFRDAYTSILEERAGSQPRDGVYRLPESDPFGDAFRVRRSGQTVTIVNAPTVDRLDDVHRAR, from the coding sequence ATGCGTAAGGCGCTGCTCGCGGCCGCGGCGGTGCTGGCGCTGCTAGCCGGCTGTTCCGGGCTCCCCGCGCCGGATCACCCGCTCATGGAGGACCCCGGCGAGGACCAGATCGGCTGGGAGGGCGGCTACTGGTACGACGAGTCGATCGCCGTCACGCCGGGCGACGGCCTCAACGAGAGCGAGCAGGCCGCGCTGCTCGCCCGGACCAAGGCCCGCGTCGAGCAGCTCCGCGACCAGGAGTTCCGCGGGAACGTCTCCCTCGAGGTGATCACCCGCGCCGAGTACCGCAATCGCTCGACGGGCGGGAGCGGCGTCCGCCAGGAGAACCCCTGGAACGATCAGGTCTGGGAGGCGCTGTTGCTCGTCGGCGAGAACAGCACGTCCGGCGAGGCGCTGGGCGGGACGCGCAACAGCTCCGTCCAGGGGTACTACGCGCCCGCCAACGACAGCATCGTCATCGTCTCCGACAGCGAGACGCCGACCGTCGACCGCGCGACGCTGGCCCACGAGCTGGTCCACGCGCTGCAGGACCAGCGCGGCCGGCTCAACGCCACCCCGGAGACCCAGGACCAGCAGCTGGCCCGCCAGAGCGTCACCGAGGGGGAGGCCAACTACGTCCGGATCCTCTACGAGCAGCGCTGCGGCGACGGCTGGCGGTGCGTCGAGCGACCGCAGGCCGACGGCGGCGACGCCAGCGGCGGCAGCCCCGAGGACGGCGTCTTCGTCACCATCTACCAGCCCTACGCGACGGGCCCGCGGTTCGTCCACCAGATCCGCCAGGACGGCGGCTGGGACGCCGTCGACGGCCTCTACGAGGACGTCCCGAACAGCACCGAGCAGGTGATCCACCCCGACAAGTACCCGGAGGAGGACCCCGTCGGCGTCACCGTTCCCGACCGCTCCGGTGCGTCGTGGGAGCGGTTCGACCACGACCCCGTGGCCGACACCGTCGGCGAGGCCTCCATCTTCGCCATGCTGTACGACCACGGAGCGGTCAGCCCCGAGGAGTGGTACCGCTACCGCGCCAACGCCTCGGCCGGCTGGGCCGGCGACAGCGTGGTGCCCTACCGCAACGAGTCCGGCGCCGGGGCCTACGTCTGGCGGACCGAGTGGGACACGGAGCGGGACGCCCGGGAGTTCCGTGACGCCTACACCTCGATACTCGAGGAGCGGGCCGGCAGCCAGCCCCGCGACGGGGTCTATCGGCTCCCCGAGTCCGATCCCTTCGGCGACGCCTTCCGGGTGCGCCGGAGCGGCCAGACGGTGACCATCGTCAACGCGCCGACCGTCGACCGGCTGGACGACGTGCATCGGGCGCGGTAG